One window from the genome of Thalassospira xiamenensis M-5 = DSM 17429 encodes:
- the galU gene encoding UTP--glucose-1-phosphate uridylyltransferase GalU — MSKRIKKAVFPVAGMGTRFLPATKAMPKEMLPVVDKPLIQYAVEEAIAAGIEEFIFVTGRGKTAIEDHFDRSAELEAILMERGKHDALETSLAMIPENGRVTYTRQGNPLGLGHAVLCAKSLVGDEPFVVLLADDLIQSKVPCMKQMVESYGRTGGNMVAVMDVPREETQRYGVLEVEGTNGRLVSACGMVEKPKPEDAPSTLSAIGRYILDPGIFEVLENIPRGAGNEIQLTDALAAMIGKVPFYGYRFEGRRFDCGNKIGFLKATMSFALAREDMRDDVRNLIHEFAAGEAAE; from the coding sequence ATGTCGAAGCGAATCAAAAAGGCTGTATTCCCGGTTGCGGGTATGGGAACCCGTTTTTTGCCAGCAACCAAGGCAATGCCTAAGGAAATGCTGCCAGTGGTAGACAAGCCGCTTATTCAATATGCTGTTGAAGAGGCAATCGCGGCGGGCATCGAAGAATTCATCTTCGTAACCGGTCGTGGCAAAACCGCAATCGAAGACCATTTCGACCGTTCTGCCGAACTCGAAGCGATCCTGATGGAGCGCGGCAAACATGATGCGCTTGAAACCTCGCTTGCGATGATCCCGGAAAATGGTCGTGTGACCTATACCCGTCAGGGCAATCCTCTGGGGCTTGGTCATGCCGTATTGTGCGCCAAATCTCTTGTCGGTGACGAGCCCTTCGTCGTTCTTCTGGCCGATGACCTGATCCAGTCAAAAGTGCCTTGCATGAAGCAGATGGTCGAAAGCTATGGCCGGACGGGTGGCAATATGGTTGCCGTTATGGACGTCCCGCGCGAGGAAACCCAGCGTTACGGCGTGCTTGAAGTCGAAGGCACCAATGGCCGACTGGTCAGCGCCTGCGGCATGGTTGAAAAGCCCAAGCCCGAAGACGCGCCATCGACCTTGTCGGCGATTGGCCGCTACATCCTTGATCCGGGTATCTTTGAAGTCCTTGAGAATATTCCGCGCGGTGCGGGCAATGAAATCCAGCTTACGGATGCGCTTGCGGCCATGATTGGAAAAGTTCCGTTTTACGGCTATCGCTTCGAAGGCCGTCGTTTTGACTGCGGCAACAAGATCGGTTTCCTGAAGGCCACCATGTCTTTCGCGCTGGCACGCGAAGACATGCGTGATGACGTTCGCAATCTTATTCACGAATTCGCCGCCGGCGAAGCTGCGGAATAA
- a CDS encoding DnaJ domain-containing protein, which yields MWVAVLSLGVLAAWLLLTGKLAAMVAALVAAIPFLSRILKIGLLWPLLRRMFGFARSGGGRPSGRASAGSGRVSEIKTDYLRMYLDHDSGQLAGTIVRGSMIGRDLDTLGVDEMRVLYVECCGAQDQSQTVLETYLERRPDCSGWQNWQASRDENDNGNGRAGNDYEQADSGFRSGEMNAGEARRILGVSEQATREEINRAYQVLIKAVHPDHGGSDYLASKINAARSLLLQLFKD from the coding sequence ATGTGGGTCGCCGTTCTGTCGCTGGGCGTGCTGGCAGCGTGGTTGCTTCTGACCGGAAAGCTTGCGGCCATGGTTGCCGCCCTTGTTGCTGCCATACCCTTCCTCTCTAGAATCCTCAAAATTGGCTTATTGTGGCCATTATTGCGCAGGATGTTCGGTTTTGCCCGCTCTGGCGGCGGCAGGCCTTCCGGGCGTGCGTCTGCCGGTTCAGGACGGGTATCGGAGATAAAAACGGATTATCTGCGCATGTATCTTGATCACGACAGCGGTCAACTGGCTGGCACAATCGTGCGCGGCTCGATGATTGGGCGGGATCTGGATACGCTCGGGGTTGACGAGATGCGCGTGCTTTATGTTGAATGTTGCGGCGCACAAGATCAAAGCCAGACTGTTCTGGAAACCTATCTGGAACGCCGACCGGATTGTTCAGGATGGCAGAACTGGCAGGCGTCCCGGGATGAAAATGATAATGGAAACGGCCGTGCCGGAAACGATTACGAGCAAGCTGACAGTGGATTTCGCAGCGGAGAGATGAATGCAGGTGAGGCCCGAAGAATCCTTGGTGTTTCCGAACAGGCGACCCGCGAGGAGATTAATCGGGCCTATCAGGTCCTGATCAAGGCAGTTCACCCGGATCATGGCGGATCAGATTATCTTGCATCCAAAATCAATGCGGCCCGGAGCCTCCTGTTACAGCTTTTTAAAGATTGA
- a CDS encoding VWA domain-containing protein, which translates to MPGNKSTPETKAKQQSYVASDVSNHTDVTAFVKQARTLAAVAPASGPAQGRLIFAMDATASRQPSWDSAAVLQAEMFDAVAGIGSTLDIQLVFFRGISECKASAWYRDAARLRDSMTKVTCRAGHTQLARVLGHVESQAKDKKINALIYVGDCLEEDIDNLAGLAGQLALKGIKAFMFQEGYDVKAETAFREIARITGGAFARFDASAADRLRDLLGAVASYAVGGINALEEYGHKTSSQDVKLLGSQLRKPR; encoded by the coding sequence GTGCCCGGAAACAAATCGACACCCGAAACAAAAGCCAAACAGCAAAGCTATGTTGCGTCTGATGTCTCAAACCATACAGACGTGACCGCCTTTGTGAAGCAGGCGCGCACTTTGGCGGCTGTTGCACCGGCTTCTGGGCCTGCGCAGGGGCGTTTGATCTTTGCGATGGATGCAACGGCCAGCCGTCAGCCAAGCTGGGACAGTGCTGCGGTTCTGCAGGCTGAAATGTTTGATGCCGTCGCAGGCATTGGCAGCACACTGGATATTCAGCTTGTTTTCTTCCGTGGTATTTCGGAATGCAAGGCCAGTGCCTGGTATCGGGATGCGGCAAGGTTGCGTGACTCCATGACAAAAGTCACCTGTCGTGCGGGGCATACACAGCTTGCCCGGGTGCTTGGCCATGTTGAAAGTCAGGCGAAGGATAAAAAGATCAACGCCTTGATTTATGTCGGGGATTGCCTCGAGGAAGATATCGATAATCTTGCCGGGCTGGCGGGGCAGCTGGCGTTAAAGGGGATCAAGGCATTCATGTTTCAGGAAGGATATGACGTGAAAGCCGAGACTGCCTTCCGCGAAATTGCCCGGATCACCGGTGGTGCTTTTGCCCGTTTTGATGCCAGCGCAGCAGACCGTTTACGCGATTTGCTTGGCGCGGTTGCAAGTTATGCGGTTGGCGGGATCAACGCGCTCGAGGAATACGGCCATAAAACATCATCGCAGGATGTCAAACTGCTGGGCTCCCAACTGCGGAAACCCCGATAA
- a CDS encoding division plane positioning ATPase MipZ, which yields MTVHETSATGESAGQQIATAKQPGAKRAHVIVIGNEKGGSGKSTTAMHLIVSLMKMGFSVGSLDIDARQGTLTRYVENRISFNEQKKLKLPVPDHRPIYRSELDDGNAAKLDERERFTNALGELVMGCNFVVMDCPGSDNYLSRLAHSCADTLVTPINDSYIDLDMLARIDPDTLDIKGPSIYAEMVWDARKRRAAVDGGTIDWIVMRNRLSHLDARNKRDIAEIVDKLAARIRFRVAPGFGERVIYRELFLKGLTLLDLREKGVGIPLSMSHMAARQEVRALLEIIGFTPADGEELPI from the coding sequence ATGACGGTGCACGAGACCAGCGCAACCGGGGAAAGCGCAGGCCAGCAGATCGCTACCGCCAAGCAGCCAGGCGCGAAGCGCGCCCATGTGATCGTGATTGGCAACGAAAAAGGTGGATCCGGAAAGTCGACAACGGCGATGCATTTGATCGTATCGTTGATGAAAATGGGATTTTCCGTTGGTTCGCTCGATATTGACGCCCGTCAGGGGACACTGACCCGATATGTTGAAAACCGGATTTCATTTAACGAACAGAAAAAGCTGAAACTGCCTGTTCCGGATCATCGTCCGATTTACCGCAGCGAGCTTGATGATGGCAATGCCGCCAAGCTTGACGAGCGGGAGCGTTTCACCAATGCCCTTGGCGAACTGGTGATGGGCTGCAATTTTGTGGTGATGGATTGCCCGGGCAGTGACAATTACCTGTCGCGTCTTGCGCATTCCTGCGCCGATACGCTGGTAACTCCGATTAATGACAGCTATATTGATCTTGATATGCTCGCCCGGATCGATCCGGACACCCTTGATATCAAAGGACCCAGTATCTATGCCGAAATGGTCTGGGATGCACGTAAACGCCGTGCAGCGGTAGATGGCGGTACGATTGACTGGATCGTCATGCGTAATCGTCTGTCACACCTTGATGCACGCAACAAACGTGATATCGCCGAAATCGTCGACAAGCTGGCAGCGCGTATCCGGTTCCGTGTGGCGCCCGGCTTTGGCGAACGCGTGATCTACCGGGAATTGTTCCTGAAAGGTCTGACCCTGCTTGACCTTCGCGAGAAGGGGGTAGGAATCCCGCTTAGCATGTCGCACATGGCAGCCCGGCAGGAAGTTCGTGCGTTGCTTGAAATAATCGGCTTCACACCGGCAGATGGCGAAGAGTTGCCGATCTGA
- a CDS encoding NAD(P)/FAD-dependent oxidoreductase, translating into MTTDIQTVIIGAGVVGLACARALAKAGREVLIIERHDAIGTETSARNSEVIHAGIYYPKNSLKARFCVAGRDMLYRYCAENGIDHKRTGKLIVATHDDQIPALRDIEKRAHENGIHDLVWLDGHDAIAREPALNCVAALESPSTGIVDSHQLMVTLLGEAEANGATLALNTDVVAAKFENGIFAIETRDRDGQEMSLTCAELLIAGGLHSQTLAHNFTGLPDQSIPPQHYARGCYFTLSGKAPFSTLIYPAPEQAGLGIHLTLDLGGQARFGPDVTWVEEPNYDVPEEKRAGFAAAIRKYYPALDENALQTGYAGVRPKIQAPGEAARDFLISDREAHGIDGLVILYGIESPGLTACLAIADHVENVLSRPQAKAAS; encoded by the coding sequence ATGACCACCGATATTCAAACCGTCATTATCGGCGCCGGCGTTGTCGGCCTTGCCTGCGCACGCGCCTTGGCCAAAGCCGGCCGGGAAGTTCTGATTATCGAACGTCACGATGCAATCGGAACCGAGACCAGCGCACGCAATAGCGAAGTCATCCATGCCGGCATTTACTATCCGAAAAACAGTCTGAAGGCGAGGTTCTGCGTGGCAGGACGCGATATGCTGTATCGCTATTGCGCAGAAAACGGCATTGATCATAAACGAACCGGCAAACTGATTGTCGCAACCCACGACGATCAGATACCCGCCCTGCGCGACATTGAAAAACGGGCACATGAAAATGGGATCCATGACCTTGTCTGGCTTGACGGACATGACGCGATTGCGCGCGAACCGGCCCTGAATTGCGTGGCAGCCCTTGAAAGTCCGTCAACCGGCATTGTTGATTCCCATCAGCTGATGGTGACCCTATTGGGCGAGGCAGAGGCAAACGGGGCAACTTTGGCACTTAATACCGATGTTGTGGCCGCGAAATTTGAAAATGGCATTTTTGCCATCGAAACGCGTGACCGCGACGGTCAGGAAATGAGCCTGACCTGTGCCGAGCTTCTGATCGCCGGGGGCCTGCATAGTCAGACATTGGCGCATAATTTTACCGGCCTGCCAGACCAGAGCATTCCGCCACAGCATTATGCACGCGGATGCTATTTCACGCTTTCGGGCAAGGCCCCCTTCTCCACCCTGATTTATCCGGCCCCCGAACAGGCGGGGCTTGGCATTCATCTGACCCTTGATCTGGGGGGACAGGCGCGTTTTGGCCCGGATGTGACCTGGGTTGAAGAACCGAACTATGACGTGCCCGAAGAAAAACGTGCGGGATTTGCAGCTGCCATTCGCAAATACTATCCGGCACTGGACGAAAATGCCCTTCAAACCGGTTATGCCGGCGTCCGACCAAAAATTCAGGCACCGGGCGAAGCCGCCCGCGACTTTCTGATTTCGGATCGCGAAGCCCATGGCATTGATGGTCTGGTGATACTCTATGGCATTGAATCACCGGGATTGACGGCATGCCTTGCAATAGCGGACCATGTCGAAAATGTCCTTTCACGACCGCAGGCAAAGGCAGCGTCATGA
- a CDS encoding 2-hydroxychromene-2-carboxylate isomerase: MSTPIIHYFFVQSPWSFFGFNRVVEIARKHDTPIIHKPCRAADVWQHGGGVPLAQRPKPRQEYRMVEMKRWADFLNIPVNLNPAAFPVDETLAARTIIAVQDEGKDPTGLIHTLMGDVWLRDRNIAEPQVVREALVTNGLSGEYIEHADYPAIAKIYDANSEAAKADNIFGVPTYFANGEMFWGQDRLDFLDRALAK; this comes from the coding sequence ATGTCTACGCCCATCATCCATTATTTCTTTGTTCAGTCCCCCTGGTCGTTCTTCGGGTTCAACCGCGTTGTCGAAATCGCACGCAAACATGATACACCGATCATCCATAAGCCATGCCGGGCAGCGGATGTCTGGCAACATGGCGGCGGTGTTCCCTTGGCGCAACGCCCCAAACCGCGCCAGGAATATCGCATGGTCGAAATGAAGCGCTGGGCAGACTTTTTGAACATTCCGGTCAATCTGAACCCTGCCGCGTTTCCGGTGGACGAAACACTGGCCGCGCGCACCATTATCGCGGTTCAGGACGAAGGCAAGGACCCGACCGGACTGATCCATACGCTGATGGGGGATGTCTGGCTTCGAGATCGCAATATTGCCGAGCCACAAGTCGTCCGCGAGGCGCTTGTGACGAACGGATTGTCGGGCGAATACATCGAACATGCCGATTATCCGGCGATTGCCAAAATTTATGATGCCAACAGCGAAGCTGCAAAAGCAGACAATATCTTTGGCGTTCCAACATATTTTGCCAATGGCGAAATGTTCTGGGGACAGGACCGGCTCGATTTTCTTGATCGCGCACTTGCGAAGTAA